In Gemmatimonadaceae bacterium, a single window of DNA contains:
- a CDS encoding TetR/AcrR family transcriptional regulator: MCQARSVSARGQLILATTRLLREQSFADLSVAAIAREAQVPVGTVYQRFPSKQDLLWAAGDRFLQDLELRLCRLRPGSTAAPGTVGARETAGRKYTSGLEVGLLVKCVYGAMAARPGVAIALLSDTRRDQLPASLAARLDTFRSRAATLLDAATLPGDAAGADHLLAVRVILTQCREEISLPAAQRSARFTSLLAAAVRALLVRAARAPRSRTSGRDRPGRG; encoded by the coding sequence TTGTGCCAGGCGCGCAGCGTCTCTGCGCGCGGCCAGCTCATACTTGCCACCACGCGCCTGCTGCGCGAGCAATCGTTCGCTGACCTCAGCGTCGCCGCGATTGCGCGCGAGGCGCAGGTGCCGGTCGGGACCGTCTACCAGCGATTCCCTTCGAAACAGGACCTGCTCTGGGCGGCCGGGGATCGCTTTCTGCAGGACTTGGAGCTGCGGCTGTGCAGACTGCGTCCCGGGTCTACGGCGGCACCGGGAACTGTCGGAGCGCGGGAAACCGCGGGGCGGAAGTACACCAGCGGCCTTGAGGTAGGCTTGCTTGTGAAGTGCGTGTACGGCGCGATGGCCGCGCGGCCGGGCGTCGCGATCGCGCTGCTGTCGGATACCAGACGCGACCAGTTGCCGGCGAGCCTGGCAGCGCGCCTCGACACCTTCCGCAGCCGCGCCGCAACGCTCCTCGACGCCGCAACGCTCCCCGGCGACGCAGCTGGCGCCGACCATCTGCTAGCCGTTCGCGTGATCCTGACCCAGTGCCGCGAGGAGATCAGTCTCCCCGCGGCGCAGCGCAGCGCGCGCTTTACGTCGCTGCTGGCTGCTGCGGTGCGGGCTCTGCTGGTACGGGCCGCGCGCGCTCCCCGATCGCGAACGAGCGGACGCGATCGCCCAGGCCGTGGATGA